One window of the Alkalispirillum mobile genome contains the following:
- a CDS encoding GGDEF domain-containing protein, with protein sequence MNSSREKLPGNWSSASNNEKGPRFSLFDQEEALLQHADQMVDKLDQVADGVRELANAYRQSYRSQTRLLRMSDRMQLDLQQANQKLEAQAESLRTLNEALEQEVQAREQLADELHRLAMMDDLTGVYSRRQVLEVGERELARRRRQGLTPLTLLMMDLDHFKRINDRFGHAAGDTVLVAFAEVLHRNLRESDAVGRLGGEEFLAVLPEVDLRGGMTLAERIREEVAALRIPWEQQGDGSGSVDLDLTVSIGVAALRSTHESLDTAIMRADDALYQAKLSGRNRVMLAKAEERGNQSDPEV encoded by the coding sequence ATGAATAGCTCGCGCGAGAAACTCCCCGGTAATTGGTCCAGCGCCAGTAACAACGAAAAGGGCCCCCGCTTCTCTCTGTTCGATCAGGAAGAGGCGCTCTTGCAGCACGCTGATCAAATGGTCGACAAGCTGGACCAGGTGGCTGACGGGGTGCGCGAGCTGGCCAATGCCTACCGCCAGAGCTATCGCTCGCAAACGCGGTTGCTGCGCATGAGCGACCGGATGCAACTGGACCTGCAGCAGGCCAACCAGAAACTGGAGGCGCAGGCGGAATCCCTGCGCACGCTCAACGAGGCGCTGGAGCAGGAGGTCCAGGCCCGGGAGCAGCTGGCCGACGAATTACACCGGCTGGCAATGATGGACGACCTAACCGGAGTGTACTCTCGCCGGCAGGTGCTGGAGGTGGGTGAGCGTGAGCTGGCGCGCCGACGGCGCCAGGGTCTCACGCCGCTCACCCTGCTCATGATGGACCTGGACCACTTCAAGCGGATCAACGATCGCTTTGGCCACGCTGCCGGGGATACCGTGCTGGTGGCCTTTGCCGAGGTGTTGCATCGGAACCTGCGGGAGTCCGACGCTGTTGGCCGCCTGGGGGGCGAGGAGTTCCTCGCCGTGCTGCCTGAAGTGGACCTGCGTGGGGGCATGACGCTGGCAGAGCGGATTCGTGAAGAGGTGGCCGCGCTTCGAATCCCCTGGGAGCAGCAGGGGGACGGGAGCGGCAGCGTGGACCTGGATCTGACGGTCAGCATCGGCGTGGCCGCCCTGCGCAGCACCCATGAATCCCTGGACACGGCGATCATGCGCGCCGACGACGCCCTTTATCAGGCCAAGCTCTCTGGCCGCAACCGCGTGATGCTGGCCAAGGCGGAGGAGCGCGGTAACCAGTCGGACCCGGAGGTTTGA
- a CDS encoding SiaB family protein kinase, which produces MPSVFGGGMLANDYLRFRDDLAGKGIIFSFTGYVTESILTALGEALRHKMRLDDADPQVTRKVFSVFVEQVQNIIRYSADREEQGAAEPLALSSGMVTVGRDEGRFFVVCGNTVTPADARKLEARLSELARMDRDELRKYYKTKLREPPEEDSKGASIGLIEIARRASEPIEFDFLELDAQRVFFCLKAYI; this is translated from the coding sequence ATGCCAAGTGTATTTGGGGGCGGCATGCTGGCCAATGACTACCTGCGATTCCGCGATGACCTTGCAGGTAAGGGGATTATCTTCTCGTTCACCGGGTATGTGACGGAGAGCATTCTCACCGCGCTGGGCGAGGCACTGCGGCACAAGATGCGCCTGGATGACGCGGACCCCCAGGTGACGCGCAAGGTTTTCTCGGTTTTCGTCGAGCAGGTGCAGAACATCATCCGCTACTCGGCCGACCGGGAGGAGCAAGGCGCGGCAGAGCCCCTGGCGCTGAGCTCGGGCATGGTCACGGTGGGGCGCGACGAGGGGCGGTTTTTCGTGGTCTGCGGTAACACCGTGACGCCGGCCGATGCGCGCAAGTTGGAGGCACGGCTGAGTGAGCTGGCCCGCATGGATCGCGACGAGCTCCGTAAATACTACAAGACGAAGCTGCGGGAGCCGCCTGAGGAAGACAGCAAGGGGGCCAGTATCGGCCTTATCGAGATTGCCCGTCGGGCTAGCGAACCCATCGAGTTCGACTTCCTCGAGCTGGACGCCCAGCGCGTATTTTTTTGTCTCAAGGCTTATATCTGA
- the narL gene encoding two-component system response regulator NarL, protein MDSSAAPKRVFLVDDHPLLRRGLCQLLELEPDLEVAGEAGSGEEALERLPSASADLVLLDLNMRGLGGVQTLEAIRATGLKVRVVVLTVSDAADDVQAALRAGADGYLLKDMEPEMLVAELRRATQGDLVVSPALAAVLAQAVTKANHSPTEQALDALTARENEILHHLALGQSNKLIARDLDLTEGTVKVHVKSILKKLRMHSRVEVAIWAVQHGLHQKQA, encoded by the coding sequence ATGGATTCGAGTGCCGCGCCGAAACGCGTTTTTCTCGTGGATGATCACCCCCTGTTGCGCCGGGGTCTGTGTCAGTTACTGGAGCTGGAGCCGGACCTGGAAGTGGCGGGTGAGGCCGGGAGCGGAGAAGAGGCACTGGAGCGGCTCCCCTCGGCCAGTGCGGACCTGGTCTTGCTCGACCTGAACATGCGGGGGCTGGGCGGGGTGCAGACCCTGGAGGCCATCCGGGCCACGGGGCTCAAGGTCCGCGTGGTCGTGTTGACGGTCTCCGACGCCGCGGACGACGTGCAGGCGGCGTTGCGGGCGGGGGCCGACGGCTACCTGCTGAAGGACATGGAACCGGAAATGCTGGTGGCGGAACTCCGGCGGGCCACCCAGGGCGACCTGGTGGTCTCGCCGGCCCTGGCGGCGGTCCTTGCCCAGGCCGTCACCAAGGCGAATCACTCGCCGACAGAACAGGCACTGGATGCGCTGACCGCCAGGGAAAACGAAATACTGCATCACCTGGCGCTAGGGCAGTCCAATAAGCTGATCGCGCGGGATCTCGACCTGACGGAGGGCACCGTCAAGGTGCACGTCAAGAGCATACTGAAGAAGCTGCGGATGCACTCCCGGGTTGAGGTGGCCATCTGGGCCGTTCAGCACGGCCTGCACCAGAAACAGGCCTGA
- a CDS encoding VIT1/CCC1 transporter family protein yields the protein MPRNEPELEHSHHPDAIRERLAEDKHRGYLPDAILGGIDGCITTLALVASVAGAGLPGMVAFVLGVASLIADALSMAVSNYQAVKSTEEARHRLRQQEQRHVAADPHGEREEIRAIFEAKGFDGEALEHIVETITRDHQLWVNTMLMEEHGLSLHGPSAITSGLTTFTAFVLVGFVPLAPFLIPFLTGGEYFIASAVCTALALFGIGYAKGVILDMSRLRAGLETLLLGGAASVAAYLVGRVLEPMLVQAF from the coding sequence ATGCCCCGCAACGAACCCGAACTGGAGCACAGCCACCACCCCGACGCGATCCGCGAGCGGCTGGCCGAGGACAAGCACCGCGGCTATCTTCCCGACGCCATTCTGGGCGGCATCGACGGCTGTATCACCACGCTGGCTCTGGTGGCCAGCGTGGCCGGTGCGGGGCTGCCCGGCATGGTGGCCTTCGTACTCGGGGTGGCCAGCCTGATCGCCGATGCCCTGAGCATGGCCGTCAGCAACTACCAGGCAGTCAAGAGCACCGAGGAGGCGCGCCACCGCCTGCGGCAGCAGGAGCAACGCCACGTGGCGGCAGACCCGCACGGCGAGCGAGAGGAGATCCGGGCCATCTTCGAGGCCAAGGGATTTGATGGCGAGGCGCTGGAACACATCGTGGAGACCATCACCCGCGACCACCAACTGTGGGTGAACACCATGCTGATGGAGGAGCACGGCCTGTCCCTGCACGGCCCCTCGGCCATCACCTCGGGCCTGACCACGTTCACGGCCTTTGTGCTGGTCGGTTTCGTGCCCCTCGCCCCCTTCCTGATCCCCTTCCTCACCGGTGGGGAGTACTTCATCGCCAGCGCCGTATGCACCGCCCTGGCCCTGTTCGGGATCGGTTACGCCAAGGGGGTCATTCTGGACATGTCGCGCCTGCGCGCGGGGCTGGAGACGCTGCTGCTGGGGGGCGCGGCCTCGGTGGCCGCCTATCTGGTGGGACGCGTGCTGGAACCGATGCTGGTACAGGCATTCTGA
- the guaB gene encoding IMP dehydrogenase, whose amino-acid sequence MRIAQEALTFDDVLLLPAHSDVMPREADLSTQLTRGIRLQAPIVSAAMDTVTEARLAIALAEQGGIGIVHKNMTVAQQAEEVRRVKKFESGVIKEPITVDPNTTIREVLELTRAHGISGVPVVNASELVGIVTSRDLRFETRLDQPVSVAMTPKERLVTVTEGADRDEILEKLHGNRIEKVLVVDDAFHLRGMVTVKDIQKAKDYPHASKDEYGRLRVGAAVGTGGDTEERLAALVEAGVDVVVVDTAHGHSQGVLNRVRWIKQHYADLQVIAGNIATGQAALDLKAAGADAVKVGIGPGSICTTRVVAGVGVPQITAIANVAEALKGTDLPLIADGGVRFSGDLAKALAAGAHCVMVGSLLAGTEEAPGEVELYQGRSYKSYRGMGSLGAMSQTQGSADRYFQDPTANVDKLVPEGIEGRVPYKGSMVAIVHQLLGGIRASMGYVGCSTMEEMRTRPEFVRITNAGMRESHVHDVSITKEAPNYRVG is encoded by the coding sequence ATGCGCATCGCTCAAGAAGCCCTCACCTTTGACGACGTACTCCTGCTGCCTGCCCACTCCGATGTCATGCCGCGTGAGGCGGACCTCAGCACTCAGCTGACCCGGGGTATCCGGCTGCAGGCCCCCATCGTCTCCGCCGCCATGGACACCGTCACCGAGGCACGCCTGGCCATCGCCCTTGCCGAGCAGGGCGGTATTGGCATCGTCCACAAGAACATGACCGTGGCCCAGCAGGCCGAAGAGGTGCGTCGGGTCAAGAAGTTCGAGAGCGGTGTCATCAAGGAGCCGATCACCGTCGACCCCAATACCACCATTCGCGAGGTGCTGGAACTGACCCGCGCCCACGGTATCTCCGGGGTGCCGGTGGTCAACGCCAGTGAGTTGGTGGGCATCGTTACCAGCCGCGATCTGCGCTTCGAGACCCGTCTGGATCAGCCGGTATCCGTGGCCATGACGCCGAAGGAGCGGCTGGTAACCGTCACCGAGGGCGCCGACCGGGACGAGATCCTGGAGAAACTGCACGGCAACCGCATTGAGAAGGTGCTGGTGGTGGACGACGCCTTCCACCTGCGCGGCATGGTGACCGTGAAGGACATCCAGAAGGCGAAGGACTACCCCCATGCCAGCAAGGACGAGTACGGTCGGCTGCGGGTGGGCGCGGCCGTGGGCACGGGGGGCGATACCGAAGAGCGGCTGGCGGCCCTGGTGGAGGCTGGGGTCGACGTGGTGGTGGTGGACACCGCCCACGGCCATTCCCAGGGTGTGCTTAACCGGGTGCGCTGGATCAAGCAGCACTACGCGGACCTGCAGGTCATCGCCGGTAACATCGCCACCGGGCAGGCCGCGCTGGATCTCAAAGCGGCCGGCGCCGACGCCGTCAAGGTGGGCATCGGGCCCGGTTCCATCTGCACCACGCGGGTGGTGGCCGGGGTGGGTGTGCCGCAGATCACGGCCATTGCCAACGTGGCCGAGGCGCTGAAGGGCACCGATCTGCCGTTGATCGCCGACGGGGGCGTGCGCTTCTCCGGCGATCTGGCCAAGGCGCTGGCCGCCGGGGCCCACTGCGTCATGGTCGGCAGTCTCCTTGCAGGTACTGAGGAGGCGCCGGGCGAGGTCGAGCTCTATCAGGGCCGGTCCTACAAGTCCTACCGCGGCATGGGCTCGCTGGGTGCGATGTCCCAGACCCAGGGCTCGGCCGACCGGTACTTCCAGGACCCGACGGCCAACGTCGACAAGCTGGTCCCGGAGGGGATCGAGGGCCGGGTGCCGTACAAGGGCTCCATGGTGGCCATCGTCCATCAGCTGCTGGGCGGTATCCGGGCCAGCATGGGTTACGTGGGCTGTTCCACCATGGAGGAGATGCGCACCCGCCCCGAGTTCGTGCGTATCACCAATGCCGGCATGCGCGAAAGCCACGTCCACGACGTCAGCATCACCAAGGAAGCGCCCAACTACCGGGTGGGTTGA
- a CDS encoding SpoIIE family protein phosphatase — MRGGANGERAISRGLTFKQALTTLVVVFVLGLLAAAVEIFADWRTMRTEVRDHMGQTLAMVEGSAVDAAFEMNADAARQVVRGLSEYEFIQRVELYDNFGDRLALFDRPRHWDANGVTGRLFDDIAHWEQPLIRQDIVGRTEEVGELRVRLDPDVIASGFMQRTAVNAGVNFTKAIAISLLVVAIFHFLITRPLLRLNTAIGEVDPHQPGAWPVPAMPGHQRDELGQIVGSLDDLLKAFQRGLNERDQAEDELRALTEELEQRVQDRTRKLEDAMHELAAEKEETETAYQRLGETHRELEKANHLVLESIRYARRIQTAMLPDKSALGDAVKEIYVCWEPLHLVGGDYFWLERFGRRSLIVVVDCTGHGVPGAFITLVVASALDRILHERDLRSPAEILTALDEMVRARLRQDGEAPESDDGLDASVCLWDEEDRSVTFSGAGLPLIYVEDGEAREIKGNRAGLGYYSLVPRRPFEDHRVPVRPGMSFYQLTDGIPDHMGGEPKRLLGRRRVRRLIARNAHLPMEDQIRRLETELERYRGPEPRRDDMTLVGFQPL; from the coding sequence ATGCGGGGAGGCGCGAATGGGGAGCGTGCCATTTCCCGCGGGCTGACCTTCAAGCAGGCGCTCACCACCCTGGTAGTGGTGTTCGTGCTGGGGCTGTTGGCGGCGGCGGTGGAAATCTTCGCGGATTGGCGCACCATGCGTACCGAAGTGCGGGATCACATGGGCCAGACCCTCGCCATGGTGGAGGGCAGCGCCGTGGACGCCGCCTTTGAGATGAACGCTGACGCGGCGCGGCAGGTGGTGCGGGGGCTCTCCGAGTACGAGTTTATCCAGCGGGTGGAACTCTACGACAACTTCGGTGACCGCCTCGCCTTATTCGACCGTCCCCGCCATTGGGACGCCAACGGGGTCACCGGCCGGCTCTTCGACGACATCGCCCACTGGGAGCAGCCGTTAATCCGGCAGGATATCGTCGGGCGGACGGAAGAGGTCGGTGAGCTTCGGGTCCGGCTGGACCCCGACGTCATTGCCAGCGGCTTCATGCAGCGGACCGCCGTCAATGCAGGGGTCAACTTTACCAAGGCCATCGCGATCTCCCTTCTGGTGGTGGCCATCTTCCACTTCCTCATTACCCGACCCCTGTTACGCCTCAACACGGCCATCGGCGAGGTGGATCCGCACCAGCCGGGCGCCTGGCCCGTGCCCGCCATGCCCGGCCATCAGCGAGATGAGCTCGGCCAGATTGTCGGGTCGCTGGATGACCTGCTAAAGGCGTTCCAACGGGGGCTTAACGAACGGGACCAGGCCGAGGACGAGCTCAGGGCCCTGACCGAGGAGCTCGAGCAGCGGGTCCAGGACCGGACCCGGAAGCTGGAAGACGCGATGCACGAGCTGGCGGCCGAGAAGGAGGAGACCGAAACGGCCTACCAGCGCCTGGGCGAGACCCACCGGGAATTGGAAAAGGCGAACCATCTCGTCCTGGAGAGCATCCGCTACGCCCGGCGGATTCAGACGGCGATGCTGCCGGACAAGTCCGCCCTGGGCGATGCCGTCAAGGAAATCTACGTTTGCTGGGAGCCGCTTCACCTGGTGGGGGGCGACTACTTCTGGCTGGAGCGGTTCGGACGTCGCAGCCTTATCGTGGTGGTGGATTGCACCGGCCACGGTGTGCCGGGGGCCTTTATTACCCTCGTGGTGGCCTCGGCGCTGGATCGCATTCTGCACGAGCGCGACCTGCGCAGCCCGGCGGAGATCCTCACCGCGCTGGACGAGATGGTCCGCGCCCGGTTGCGTCAGGATGGCGAGGCGCCGGAATCGGACGACGGACTGGACGCCAGCGTCTGCCTGTGGGACGAGGAGGACCGCAGCGTGACCTTCTCCGGCGCCGGGCTGCCGCTCATTTACGTTGAGGACGGCGAGGCGCGGGAGATCAAGGGCAACCGGGCGGGGCTGGGCTATTACAGCCTGGTGCCGCGCAGGCCGTTCGAGGACCACCGCGTGCCGGTGAGGCCCGGCATGTCTTTCTACCAGCTCACGGACGGGATTCCCGACCACATGGGGGGTGAGCCGAAGCGCTTGCTGGGCCGGCGTCGCGTGCGGCGGTTGATCGCCCGCAACGCCCACCTCCCCATGGAGGACCAGATCCGCCGGCTGGAAACCGAACTCGAGCGCTACCGTGGCCCGGAGCCGCGCCGCGACGACATGACGCTGGTGGGCTTCCAGCCCCTCTGA
- a CDS encoding ATP-grasp domain-containing protein, which yields MNLVSFNAYRSLGVPGVRYIKPEHLFREQALLRHADWVLFPETWQVNSLVYGLGARVFPALPGYHLGYDKIEMTRAFWTVCPAHVPETLILPPTETSLEAAEEQLGYPMVGKQPRNARGQGVFLLADRQALQAFAAREDRLYLQEYLPIDRDLRVVWLGDRVISAYWRHGAEGSFHNNVAQGGRIEFTDVPCAALELVERIATRLGLDHAGFDLARVHGHWYVLEFNLLFGNEALNQAGIRLGGFIHDWLRRQSDNDGPDNSPTPWPIAS from the coding sequence ATGAACCTGGTCAGCTTCAACGCATACCGCAGCCTGGGTGTCCCGGGCGTGCGCTACATCAAGCCGGAACACCTGTTCCGGGAGCAGGCGCTACTTCGACACGCCGACTGGGTGCTGTTCCCGGAGACCTGGCAGGTGAACAGCCTGGTCTACGGCCTGGGCGCTCGCGTCTTCCCGGCGCTGCCCGGCTATCATCTGGGCTACGACAAGATCGAGATGACCCGCGCCTTCTGGACCGTCTGCCCGGCCCACGTGCCCGAGACGCTGATCCTGCCGCCCACGGAGACCAGCCTCGAGGCGGCCGAGGAGCAACTCGGTTACCCCATGGTGGGCAAACAGCCACGCAACGCCCGGGGCCAGGGGGTGTTCCTGCTGGCGGACCGCCAGGCGCTGCAGGCCTTTGCCGCACGGGAGGACCGTCTGTATCTTCAGGAGTATCTGCCGATCGACCGGGACCTGCGCGTGGTCTGGTTGGGCGACCGGGTGATCTCCGCCTATTGGCGCCACGGCGCCGAAGGCAGCTTCCACAACAACGTGGCGCAGGGCGGGCGGATTGAATTCACGGATGTCCCGTGCGCCGCCCTGGAGCTGGTCGAGCGGATCGCCACCCGCCTGGGGCTGGACCACGCCGGCTTCGACCTGGCCCGGGTGCACGGGCACTGGTACGTGCTCGAATTTAACCTGCTGTTCGGCAACGAGGCCCTGAACCAGGCCGGCATCCGCCTTGGTGGCTTTATCCACGACTGGCTGCGCCGTCAGAGTGACAACGACGGACCGGACAACTCGCCCACACCCTGGCCCATCGCCAGCTGA
- a CDS encoding MFS transporter produces MQVADIFKFRSREIKALHLTWIAFFITFYVWFNMAPLATSMLRSVDWLTQDDIRLFAICNVALTIPARIIVGMALDRFGPRRVFSILMILMAIPALFFAFGNTMTQLLISRLVLSSVGASFVVGIHMTALWFRPRDIGFAEGFYAGWGNFGSAAAAMTLPTIALTMFGGEDGWRWAMAVSALVMAGYGVFYWFAITDGPHATSHKRTRNALAMEVSTWGDMIKLIIFTIPLVGVLGLLVWRVQNMGYITPTGATILYLAIAAIVIYQVVQILRVNIPILKKGVPKDDKYHFNSVIALNSTYFANFGAELAVVSMLPMFFEETWGLGAAAAGAIAASFAFVNLVARPMGGLVSDRMGNRRFVMLSYMFGIGIGFVLMGLLDSNWPLIVAIAITMMTSFFVQGSEGATFGIIPSIKRRITGQISGMAGAYGNVGAVVYLTIFTFVTPTQFFFIIATGAFISWVICLLMLKEPEGAFAEDYHVSSVDRMIEEEEQRKARQETWTR; encoded by the coding sequence ATGCAAGTTGCTGACATATTTAAATTTCGCAGTCGGGAAATCAAGGCCCTTCACCTCACCTGGATTGCCTTTTTCATCACCTTCTACGTCTGGTTCAACATGGCGCCGCTGGCCACCAGCATGTTGCGCAGCGTGGACTGGCTAACCCAGGATGACATACGGCTATTTGCCATATGTAACGTGGCCCTGACCATCCCCGCCCGCATCATCGTGGGCATGGCGCTGGACCGGTTCGGCCCACGCCGGGTGTTTTCCATCCTGATGATCCTCATGGCGATACCGGCGCTGTTCTTCGCCTTCGGCAACACCATGACCCAGTTGCTGATATCACGACTGGTGCTCAGCTCCGTCGGGGCCAGTTTCGTGGTAGGCATTCACATGACTGCGCTTTGGTTCCGGCCGCGGGATATCGGGTTTGCCGAGGGGTTCTACGCCGGTTGGGGCAACTTCGGCTCCGCCGCCGCGGCCATGACCCTGCCGACCATCGCCCTGACCATGTTCGGCGGGGAGGATGGCTGGCGCTGGGCAATGGCGGTGAGTGCGCTCGTTATGGCCGGCTACGGCGTCTTCTACTGGTTTGCGATCACCGATGGCCCCCACGCCACCTCCCACAAGCGCACCCGTAACGCGCTGGCCATGGAGGTGAGCACCTGGGGCGACATGATCAAGCTGATCATCTTTACCATCCCGCTGGTGGGGGTGCTCGGTCTCTTGGTGTGGCGCGTGCAGAACATGGGTTACATTACCCCGACCGGCGCGACCATTCTCTACCTCGCCATCGCGGCGATCGTGATTTACCAGGTCGTGCAGATCCTGCGGGTGAATATCCCGATCCTCAAAAAGGGCGTGCCCAAAGATGACAAGTACCACTTCAACAGCGTCATCGCCCTGAACAGCACCTATTTCGCCAACTTCGGTGCCGAACTGGCCGTGGTCTCGATGCTGCCCATGTTCTTCGAGGAGACCTGGGGTCTGGGCGCGGCGGCTGCGGGTGCGATTGCCGCGTCCTTCGCCTTCGTCAACCTGGTGGCCCGGCCGATGGGCGGCCTGGTCTCGGACCGCATGGGGAACCGCCGGTTCGTCATGCTCAGTTACATGTTCGGGATCGGGATTGGCTTCGTGCTCATGGGGCTGCTGGACTCCAACTGGCCCCTGATCGTCGCCATTGCCATCACCATGATGACCTCGTTCTTCGTCCAGGGCTCCGAGGGCGCCACCTTCGGGATCATCCCGTCAATCAAACGGCGCATCACCGGCCAGATCTCGGGCATGGCCGGCGCCTACGGCAACGTGGGCGCGGTGGTCTACCTGACGATTTTCACCTTCGTGACGCCCACGCAGTTCTTCTTCATCATCGCCACCGGTGCCTTCATCAGCTGGGTGATCTGTCTGCTGATGCTGAAGGAGCCCGAAGGGGCCTTCGCCGAGGACTACCACGTCTCATCGGTGGATCGGATGATCGAAGAGGAGGAGCAACGCAAGGCCCGGCAGGAAACCTGGACCCGCTAA
- a CDS encoding substrate-binding periplasmic protein, with protein sequence MRIKLGRFTVALLGMVGGAALATEPLVFNTEDYPPFNYERPSGRVSGISTEILREAAERAEVDATFRMQPWARSYAMAQRQAGHCVYSTSRTDEREDAFTWVGPLADNDWAVFARPDADIQINDLEDLHDYRVGGFRDDATTQYLESRGIDVATVSRDSVNARLLSVGRIDLWATGGRVAPWLAEREGAGEVEALHVFRQVDLYLACHPDTPAATLEALQEALDEMRADGAMQSIRDDYG encoded by the coding sequence GTGAGGATCAAACTCGGGCGGTTTACAGTCGCGTTACTGGGTATGGTGGGGGGTGCTGCACTGGCGACGGAACCGCTGGTCTTCAACACCGAAGACTACCCACCCTTCAACTACGAGCGCCCCAGTGGCCGGGTTTCCGGAATCTCCACGGAGATCCTGCGTGAGGCCGCGGAGCGGGCAGAGGTGGATGCCACCTTCCGGATGCAACCCTGGGCCAGGTCTTACGCCATGGCCCAGCGCCAGGCCGGCCACTGCGTTTACTCCACGAGCCGGACCGACGAGCGCGAGGATGCCTTTACCTGGGTGGGGCCGCTGGCGGACAACGACTGGGCGGTATTTGCCCGGCCTGACGCCGATATCCAGATCAACGACCTCGAGGACCTGCACGATTACCGGGTGGGCGGTTTCCGAGACGATGCCACCACGCAGTACCTGGAATCCCGCGGAATTGACGTGGCCACGGTCAGCCGGGACAGCGTGAATGCGCGTTTACTCTCGGTGGGACGGATCGACCTCTGGGCAACCGGTGGGCGGGTCGCGCCCTGGTTGGCCGAGCGGGAAGGTGCCGGTGAGGTGGAGGCCTTGCACGTCTTCCGGCAGGTGGATCTTTACCTGGCGTGCCACCCGGATACGCCGGCGGCCACGTTGGAGGCCCTGCAAGAGGCACTGGACGAAATGCGCGCTGACGGTGCCATGCAGTCCATACGGGACGACTATGGTTGA
- a CDS encoding DUF1987 domain-containing protein: MTMDAINQQATDRTPRVLFDPQAGRFEMSGESYPEDAASFFGPIMEQLSAFVAEDQGPALHVALEMAYFNSSSAKALMNMFQMLEDAAERGREITVDWYYQAGDDTMEEFGEDFSEDFECAEFRLNERDDASTSI; the protein is encoded by the coding sequence ATGACAATGGATGCGATCAATCAGCAAGCCACGGACCGCACACCTCGGGTGCTGTTCGACCCGCAAGCCGGCCGGTTCGAGATGTCCGGCGAATCCTACCCGGAGGATGCGGCCAGTTTTTTCGGGCCCATCATGGAGCAGCTCAGCGCCTTTGTGGCGGAGGACCAGGGGCCGGCGCTCCACGTGGCGCTGGAGATGGCCTATTTCAACAGCAGCAGTGCCAAGGCGCTGATGAACATGTTCCAGATGCTGGAGGATGCGGCCGAACGCGGCCGGGAGATCACCGTGGACTGGTACTACCAGGCCGGGGACGACACCATGGAAGAGTTCGGCGAGGACTTCTCCGAAGATTTCGAGTGCGCCGAGTTTCGCCTCAATGAGCGGGATGATGCCTCCACTTCCATTTGA
- a CDS encoding universal stress protein: MKIMIAYDGSRNAKLALAQTVDMFKGLRPKLLLIGVAEEPRDSTERNVELFEEEYNEVKQALEEGAEFVTEQKLESEIILAEGDPRKMILAASKRREPDLLVIARHSNKPDGGIIAQSLTYFVDEIDYMTFGSVSAFLSRRVECPLLIYPAP, encoded by the coding sequence ATGAAAATCATGATCGCCTACGACGGCTCCAGAAACGCCAAGCTCGCCCTCGCCCAGACCGTGGATATGTTCAAGGGGCTGCGCCCCAAGCTCCTGTTGATCGGTGTTGCGGAGGAACCCCGCGATTCCACCGAGCGGAATGTTGAGCTGTTCGAGGAGGAATACAACGAGGTGAAACAGGCCCTTGAGGAGGGCGCCGAGTTCGTCACCGAGCAGAAGCTGGAGAGCGAGATCATCCTGGCCGAGGGTGACCCGCGCAAAATGATCCTCGCCGCCTCGAAACGGCGCGAGCCCGACCTGCTGGTCATTGCCCGCCACAGCAACAAGCCAGACGGCGGGATCATTGCCCAGTCCCTCACCTACTTTGTCGACGAAATCGACTACATGACCTTCGGCAGTGTCAGCGCTTTTCTCTCGCGGCGGGTGGAGTGCCCCCTGCTGATCTATCCGGCCCCGTGA